GGCGGCGAGGGGCCGCGGTTCGCGCACACGGCCGTCGACCTGGCCGACCCGGCGGCCCCCGCGGCGCTCGTCGCGGCGGCCGTCGAGCGGTTCGGCGGGATCGACACCCTGGTCGTCAACCACGCCCGCTCCCAGGACGCCACGCTCGCCGAGATCGACGCCGCGATGCTCGACGCGGTGTGGGCGGTCAACGTGCGGGCGTCGCTGCTGCTCGTGCAGGCCTTCGCCGAGCAGTACCGCGGCGAGGCCGGCCGGGTCGTGCTGTTCACCTCCGGCGCGCACCGCGGCCCGATGACGCGCGAGATCCCCTACGCGGCCACCAAGGCGACGCTGGCGGCGATCACCGAGACGCTGTCCGACGCGCTGGTCGGGCGCGGGATCACCGTCAACTGCGTCAACCCCGGCCCCACCGACACCGGCTGGGCCACCCCGGAGCTCACCGAGCAGGTGCGCGACCACCTGCCCCGCGGCCGCTGGAACCGTCCCGACGAGGCCGCGGCCGTCGTCGCGCTGCTGCTCTCCCCCGACGCGGGGTCGATCACCGGGCAGGTCGTCGACGCCGAGGGCGGGTTCCGCCGCTCCACCGTGTGACCGGTGACCCGATCGGGTGGCGTCCCGGTCACACCTTCGGGGCCGATCGCCGTGCGGAACCTGACGGCGGGCCGCACCGTGGGGAAGCTGGGGTCATGCAGCTCACCCGATACGTCCTGGCCGGAGCGCTCGCGATGGCCCTCGCCATCGGCGGTGCGACGGTCGCGTTCGCCGCGGACGCGCCGGGCAACCGCGGGTGGTCGGCGCCGGTCGGGGCGGCCGACGAGTTCGCCGACCGCTCCGAGTAGACCCGCCCCTAGCCCCGGTCCGGGCCGCCCGCCGCCCGGTACACCTGGGCGGCGGCGCGGCTGAAGCCGTCGGGCAGGCCGACGGCGGCGATCGCGTCCGCGGCCTCCTCCATCTCCCCCGCCCAGCGCCACGCCTTGGCCGAGGACCGGGCGGTCACCTCGCTGATCCGGGCGCCGTAGTCGATGCCGTCGCGGGCCAGCTCGTCGCGCAGGGCGTCCTCGACCCCGTGGGCGCGGGCGGCCTGCGCGAGCGTCAGCCACAGGGCGGGGACCGCCTTGCTCTGCAGCCCGAAGCACGCCTTCAGCGCGCTCGCCGCGCCGAGGTCGGCCCCGAGCACGCGGGCGTCGAACGGGGAGTGCGCGAACAGCTGCGCCACCTCCTCGGCGCGGGCGCCGGACAGCCACAGCACCGTGCTCCCCCGCTCCCACGCGGGCGGCCCGATGATCGACCCGTCGACGACGTCCCCGGCGCCGAGCAGGTCGGCGATCGCCGCGACCGTGCCGGGCGAGACGGCGTTCGCGTCGACGTAGAGCGGCCGGTCGGGCCGGTCGGCCAGTGCCCGCGCCACCTGCGTCGCGACGTCGAGCGCGGCGTGCGGCGGGCAGATGGAGACGATCACGTGCGAGCGGCGGGCGAGTTCCGCGAGGTCGGGCACGGCGACGAGGTCGGCGGTCTCCGCGCGCTTGGAGGTGGGCACGCTCCGCGCGGCCGCGGCCCAGATGACGGCGCCCGCCACGGGCTTGAGGGCCGAGCCGAGGGCGGCACCCATCACGCCGGGGTGCAGGATCCCGATCACCGGGCGGGGCGGCAGCGCGCTCATGGGGTCATCATGGCCGCTGCGGAGATCAGCTGCTCGACCCGGTCCCGCAGGTCGAGCAGCACCGGCGCCACCCCGGGCACGACGAGCGCGACCAGCACGAACGCCGCCACCGTGAGGCCCGGCGCGACGAGCCACGCCTCCACCTTCCCGCCGGTGCGGAACCGCATCGCGCGCGGGCTGCCGACCGGGTACCAGCGGCGCTGCCGGATCGGCAGCGGCCACAGCAGCGGCGCCCCCGACTCGGTGACCGCGTCGCCGACGGAGTGCACGACCATCCCCAGCGTCACCGCGGTGCCCAGCCAGCCCGCGGTGCCTGCGGTCCCGCCGGGCACGTACACCTGCACCGCGAAGGTCAGGCCCGCCGCGACCACCAGCGACGGCGGGCCGGGCACGATCGCGTCGAGGCCCTTGATCGCGAGCGCGAGGCAGACGAACAGCGTCCCGAGCAGCACCGGCGTGCCCCAGGCCGCGGACGCCAGGTTGATCCCGAGCCCGAGCAGCACCGCCCCGAGGACGGTGTGGGTGAGCCCGCGGTGCGTGCCCTTACCGGTGTCGCGCCGGGCGCGGGTGAGCCGGTACACCAGCCCGGACAGCGGCCGCACCACCTGCGAGGCGAGGAAGGACGCCGCGGTGAAATGCTTCGTCGCCGTCGAGCTCGGATGGTCGAGATCCGGCAGCAGCGCGGCCCCCGCGCACACCGCGGCGAAGGTGAGGACGGACCCCGCGGACGGCTCGACGCCGAGGGCGAGGGGGACGTACCCGGCGACCGCCAACCCGAGGACGGCACCGGACGTGGCATGACTGACCCCGAGCACGCGGTGACGCTACGCAACCGGCGGGGCGACGTCGGTGAGGCGCGCCGCCCGCTCGTCGCTAGGGCGGATCGGGCAGGCCCAGGGTGTCCAGGAGCCGCGTCGCCGCCAGCGTCGCCGTCAGGTCACCGCTGCGGACCTCGGCCTCCACCTCGCCCAGGGTGTCCTTCGCGCTGGTCTGCAGGCGGTCCATGAGCTGGTCGCGGACCATCGCCCACATCCACTCGACCTGCTGGTCGGCGCGGCGGCGGCCCAGCGACCCGTCGGCCTCCAGGGTGGAGCGGTGATCCTGGACCGCCGCCCACACCTCGTCCATCCCGGCGCCGGTCTGCCCGCTGCAGGCCAGCACCGGCGGGCGCCAGGTGTCGTGGGCGGGCGTCATCATCCGCAGCGCGCCGGCGAGCTCGCGGGCGGCGACCCGCGCATCGCGCTCGTGGGACCCGTCGGCCTTGTTCACCGCCACGACGTCGGCGAGCTCGAGGATTCCCTTCTTGATGCCCTGCAGCTGGTCGCCGGTGCGGGCGATGGTGAGCAGCAGGAACGTGTCGACCATCCCCGCGACGGTCACCTCGGACTGCCCCACCCCGACGGTCTCGACGAGCACCACGTCGTACCCGGCGGCCTCCATCAGCACGATCGTCTCCCGGGTCGCGCGGGCGACGCCGCCGAGCGTCCCCGCGCTCGGCGAGGGCCGGACGAACGCGCTGTCGTCGACGGCGAGCTTCGCCATCCGGGTCTTGTCGCCCAGGATCGAGCCGCGCGTCCGCGTCGACGACGGGTCGACGGCGAGCACCGCGACCCGGTGCCCGTCGCCGGTCAGACGGGTGCCGAGGGACTCGATGAACGTCGACTTGCCGACGCCGGGCACGCCGCTGATGCCGACGCGCACCGCTCCCCCGCTGTGCGGCAGGAGCTCCAGCAGCAGCTCCTGGGCGGCGGCGCGGTGGTCGGGGCGGTTCGACTCGACCAGCGTGATCGCGCGGGCGAGCACCGACCGCGACCCGTCCCGGACACCGGCGGCGAGAGCGGCGACGTCGACCGGCGGCCGCTCAGCCACGGGGCCTCCGGCCCCCGTGCGCGGGGAGGAGGGCCGGAGCCCTCTTCTCCGCGCACAGGGCGTTCAGCTCTCCCCCAGCTTCGTCAGCAGGTCCACCGCGGCCTCGGCGATCACGGTGCCCGGCCCGAAGACCGCGGCCGCGCCCATCTCCAGCAGCGTCGGGACGTCGGCGGGCGGGATCACGCCGCCGACGACGACCATGATGTCGGCGCGGTCGAGCTTCGCCAGCTCCTCGCGCAGCTCCGGCACCAGCGTGAGGTGCCCGGCGGCGAGGGAGTTGACGCCGACGACGTGCACGTCCGCCTCCACGGCCTGGCGGGCGACCTCGCCGGGGGTCTGGAACAGCGGGCCCACGTCGACGTCGAAGCCGAGGTCGGCGAACGCGGTGGCGATGACCTTCTGGCCGCGGTCGTGGCCGTCCTGGCCCATCTTCGCGACGAGGATCCGCGGCTGGCGGCCCTCCTCGGCGGCGAACGCGTCGACCAGCTCGCGGGCGTGGTCGAACGTCGGGTTCTTCCCCGTCTCCTCGGAGTACACCCCGGAGATGATCCGGATCTGGCCCGCGTGGCGCGAGTACACCTTCTCCAGCGCGTCGGAGATCTCCCCGACGGTCGCCTTCGCCCGGGCGGCCTGCACCGCGAGCAGCAGCAGGTTCTGGTCGTCGCCGCGGGTGGCCTGGCCTGCGGCGTTCGTCAGGGCGTCGAGGGCGGCGTCGACCTCGCGGGAGTCGCGCTCCTCGCGCAGCCTGCGGAGCTTGTCGAGCTGCTCGGCGCGCACGCCGGCGTTGTCGACCTTGCGGACGTCGAGCTGCTCGTCCTCCGCGACGACGTACTTGTTGATGCCGATGACGGGCTGGCGACCGGAGTCGATGCGGGCCTGGGTGCGGGCCGCGGCCTCCTCGACGCGCAGCTTCGGGATGCCCGCGTCGATGGCCTGCGCCATGCCGCCCGCCTTCTCGACCTCCTCGATGTGCCCCCAGGCGCGGCGGGCGAGGTCGTAGGTGAGCTTCTCGACGTAGTAGCTGCCGCCCCACGGGTCGATGACGTCGGTGGTGCCGGACTCCTGCTGCAGCAGCAGCTGGGTGTTGCGCGCGATGCGCGCGGAGAAGTCGGTGGGCAGTGCGAGCGCCTCGTCGAGGGCGTTGGTGTGCAGGCTCTGCGTGTGGCCCTGGGTCGCCGCCATCGCCTCGACGCAGGTGCGGATGACGTTGTTGTAGACGTCCTGCGCGGTGAGCGACCAGCCGCTGGTCTGCGAGTGCGTGCGCAGCGACAGCGACTTCGCGTTCTTCGGGTCGAACTGGCTGACCAGCCTGCTCCACAGCAGCCGGGCCGCGCGCAGCTTCGCGACCTCCATGAAGAAGTTCATCCCGATCGCCCAGAAGAAGCTCAGGCGCGGGGCGAAGGTGTCGACGTCGAGCCCGGCGTCGATCCCGGCCCGCAGGTACTCCACGCCGTCGGCCAGGGTGTAGGCCAGCTCGAGGTCGTTCGTCGCCCCGGCCTCCTGGATGTGGTAGCCGGAGATCGAGATCGAGTTGAACTTCGGCATCTCCCGCGAGGTGAAGGAGAAGATGTCGGAGATGATCTGCATCGACGGGGCGGGCGGGTAGATGTAGGTGTTGCGGACCATGAACTCCTTGAGGATGTCGTTCTGGATGGTCCCGGTCAGCGCCTTGTGCTCCACCCCCTGCTCCTCGGCCGCCACGATGTAGAGCGCGAGGACGGGCAGCACGGCCCCGTTCATCGTCATCGACACCGACATCCGGTCGAGCGGGATGCCGTCGAAGAGCTGGCGCATGTCGTAGATCGAGTCGATCGCGACGCCCGCCATGCCGACGTCGCCGCCGACGCGCGGGTGGTCGGAGTCGTAGCCGCGGTGCGTGGCCAGGTCGAACGCGATCGACAGGCCCTTCTGCCCGGCGGCGAGGTTGCGCCGGTAGAACGCGTTGGACTCCGTGGCGGTGGAGAAGCCCGCGTACTGGCGGATCGTCCACGGCTGCGTCGCGTACATCGCCGGGTACGGGCCGCGCAGGTACGGCGCGATGCCCGGGTAGGTGTGCAGGAAGTCGACGCCGTCGAGGTCGGCCGCGGTGTAGAGGGGGTTCACCGCGATGCCCTCGGGGGCCTCCCACGCGCTCCCGGACCCCGCCCAGGTGTCGGCCGGGGCCGCGTCGGAGCGGAGCGGGACCTGGGTGAAGTCGGGGATCATCGGCCGGCCTCCTGGTAGATCGTGTCGATCACGGTGACGGCGTCGCAGCCCGCGTACAGGGTGCCGTCGAGCCCGTCGAGGTCGGACCTCCCGGCGAGCAGGACGTGCGTGGCGCCCGCCTCGCGCAGCGCGGAGACGGTCTCGGCCGCGCGCTCGGCGTAGACGTCGTCGGTGGAGCACAGGACGGCGACGGTCGTGCCCGCGTCGGCGAACGCGGTGGTGACGTCGGACGCGGTCTCGGTCGGGCCCGCCTCGACTGGCTCGATCCCGCCGGCCTGCAGCAGGTTGCGGGCGAACCCGGCGCGCGCGGTGTAGGCCGCGAGCGGGCCGAGCG
This sequence is a window from Pseudonocardia petroleophila. Protein-coding genes within it:
- a CDS encoding SDR family oxidoreductase, which translates into the protein MIGRTALVTGVSRRRGIGFALARRLLADGHRVFAQSFSPYDATEPWGADPIDEVLDELGGEGPRFAHTAVDLADPAAPAALVAAAVERFGGIDTLVVNHARSQDATLAEIDAAMLDAVWAVNVRASLLLVQAFAEQYRGEAGRVVLFTSGAHRGPMTREIPYAATKATLAAITETLSDALVGRGITVNCVNPGPTDTGWATPELTEQVRDHLPRGRWNRPDEAAAVVALLLSPDAGSITGQVVDAEGGFRRSTV
- a CDS encoding DUF1932 domain-containing protein; translation: MSALPPRPVIGILHPGVMGAALGSALKPVAGAVIWAAAARSVPTSKRAETADLVAVPDLAELARRSHVIVSICPPHAALDVATQVARALADRPDRPLYVDANAVSPGTVAAIADLLGAGDVVDGSIIGPPAWERGSTVLWLSGARAEEVAQLFAHSPFDARVLGADLGAASALKACFGLQSKAVPALWLTLAQAARAHGVEDALRDELARDGIDYGARISEVTARSSAKAWRWAGEMEEAADAIAAVGLPDGFSRAAAQVYRAAGGPDRG
- a CDS encoding metal-dependent hydrolase, whose amino-acid sequence is MLGVSHATSGAVLGLAVAGYVPLALGVEPSAGSVLTFAAVCAGAALLPDLDHPSSTATKHFTAASFLASQVVRPLSGLVYRLTRARRDTGKGTHRGLTHTVLGAVLLGLGINLASAAWGTPVLLGTLFVCLALAIKGLDAIVPGPPSLVVAAGLTFAVQVYVPGGTAGTAGWLGTAVTLGMVVHSVGDAVTESGAPLLWPLPIRQRRWYPVGSPRAMRFRTGGKVEAWLVAPGLTVAAFVLVALVVPGVAPVLLDLRDRVEQLISAAAMMTP
- the meaB gene encoding methylmalonyl Co-A mutase-associated GTPase MeaB, coding for MAERPPVDVAALAAGVRDGSRSVLARAITLVESNRPDHRAAAQELLLELLPHSGGAVRVGISGVPGVGKSTFIESLGTRLTGDGHRVAVLAVDPSSTRTRGSILGDKTRMAKLAVDDSAFVRPSPSAGTLGGVARATRETIVLMEAAGYDVVLVETVGVGQSEVTVAGMVDTFLLLTIARTGDQLQGIKKGILELADVVAVNKADGSHERDARVAARELAGALRMMTPAHDTWRPPVLACSGQTGAGMDEVWAAVQDHRSTLEADGSLGRRRADQQVEWMWAMVRDQLMDRLQTSAKDTLGEVEAEVRSGDLTATLAATRLLDTLGLPDPP
- the scpA gene encoding methylmalonyl-CoA mutase — protein: MIPDFTQVPLRSDAAPADTWAGSGSAWEAPEGIAVNPLYTAADLDGVDFLHTYPGIAPYLRGPYPAMYATQPWTIRQYAGFSTATESNAFYRRNLAAGQKGLSIAFDLATHRGYDSDHPRVGGDVGMAGVAIDSIYDMRQLFDGIPLDRMSVSMTMNGAVLPVLALYIVAAEEQGVEHKALTGTIQNDILKEFMVRNTYIYPPAPSMQIISDIFSFTSREMPKFNSISISGYHIQEAGATNDLELAYTLADGVEYLRAGIDAGLDVDTFAPRLSFFWAIGMNFFMEVAKLRAARLLWSRLVSQFDPKNAKSLSLRTHSQTSGWSLTAQDVYNNVIRTCVEAMAATQGHTQSLHTNALDEALALPTDFSARIARNTQLLLQQESGTTDVIDPWGGSYYVEKLTYDLARRAWGHIEEVEKAGGMAQAIDAGIPKLRVEEAAARTQARIDSGRQPVIGINKYVVAEDEQLDVRKVDNAGVRAEQLDKLRRLREERDSREVDAALDALTNAAGQATRGDDQNLLLLAVQAARAKATVGEISDALEKVYSRHAGQIRIISGVYSEETGKNPTFDHARELVDAFAAEEGRQPRILVAKMGQDGHDRGQKVIATAFADLGFDVDVGPLFQTPGEVARQAVEADVHVVGVNSLAAGHLTLVPELREELAKLDRADIMVVVGGVIPPADVPTLLEMGAAAVFGPGTVIAEAAVDLLTKLGES